A region from the Arachis ipaensis cultivar K30076 chromosome B01, Araip1.1, whole genome shotgun sequence genome encodes:
- the LOC107630174 gene encoding cytosolic sulfotransferase 12 has translation MEEASDEPSNLPKLLKDEDLRQECKDLMSTLPMEPTYKLYQYQGFWYGSWALQGILSCQNHFEANDKDIILVTTPKSGTTWLKALTFALLNRNKHPHTQKNHPLLVTNPHILVPFLESLFYDEKYIVSNLSQFPSPRLLSIHAPYVSLPKSAKESNCKIVYLCRDPKDISVSMWKFMETLMPEIRGSNSFDEFFELFCRGVNLYGPFWEHVLEYWKESFKRPEKIMFLRYEQMKLHPTLVLKKLAEFLGFPFSKQELDSGMLDDILELCSFDNLRNLEANKKGKISMFGFDIENKSFFRRGEIGDGKNFLTIEMVEKINTITLKKFSQYGLNFENFTMV, from the coding sequence ATGGAGGAAGCAAGTGATGAACCCTCCAATCTCCCCAAACTCCTAAAAGATGAAGACTTAAGGCAAGAGTGTAAGGACTTGATGTCAACCTTGCCAATGGAGCCAACATACAAACTCTACCAATACCAAGGCTTTTGGTATGGATCTTGGGCTCTTCAAGGAATCTTATCTTGTCAAAATCACTTTGAAGCCAATGACAAAGATATCATCCTTGTTACCACTCCCAAATCAGGCACCACTTGGCTTAAGGCTTTGACTTTTGCATTGCTTAATAGGAATAAACATCCACATACACAAAAAAATCATCCTTTGCTTGTTACCAACCCTCATATTCTTGTACCCTTTTTAGAGTCTCTATTCTATGATGAGAAGTATATTGTTTCAAATCTAAGCCAATTTCCCTCTCCAAGGCTACTATCCATTCATGCTCCTTATGTTTCGTTGCCGAAATCGGCGAAAGAGTCTAATTGTAAGATAGTGTATCTGTGTAGAGATCCGAAAGATATATCTGTTTCGATGTGGAAATTTATGGAGACGCTTATGCCGGAAATTAGAGGATCTAACTCGTTTGATGAATTTTTTGAGTTGTTTTGTAGAGGAGTGAATCTATATGGACCCTTTTGGGAGCATGTGTTGGAGTATTGGAAAGAAAGCTTTAAAAGGCCAGAAAAAATAATGTTTCTAAGGTATGAACAAATGAAATTGCATCCTACTTTGGTTTTGAAAAAATTAGCTGAATTTTTAGGGTTTCCATTTTCCAAACAAGAGTTGGATAGTGGCATGCTTGATGATATCTTAGAGTTGTGTAGTTTTGATAACTTGAGAAATTTGGAGGcgaataaaaaaggaaaaatatcaaTGTTTGGTTTTGATATAGAAAACAAAAGTTTCTTCCGCCGTGGTGAAATTGGTGATGGGAAGAATTTTCTCACAATAGAAATGGTTGAGAAAATAAACACTATTACTCTAAAGAAATTCTCTCAATATGGCCTAAATTTTGAGAATTTTACCATGGTATGA